A portion of the Meriones unguiculatus strain TT.TT164.6M chromosome 11, Bangor_MerUng_6.1, whole genome shotgun sequence genome contains these proteins:
- the Blacat1 gene encoding bladder cancer associated transcript 1 → MPQFTFACFCGLHGFCKMKRKKEEVHRERETAV, encoded by the coding sequence ATGCCCCAGTTCACTTTCGCCTGTTTCTGTGGTCTTCACGGCTTCTGcaagatgaagaggaagaaggaagaagttcACAGAGAGCGGGAAACGGCGGTGTGA
- the Lemd1 gene encoding LEM domain-containing protein 1 isoform X2: MVDVQCLSDYELHKQLTKLGFTPGPILPSTRKMYEKKLVQLLVSPPCEPPVKKRPRKLRGSEDSNDYEDPSVNIILKGNIKFSKDKGKECKNKPVPEMKRQQADTRKPNSECRNWKMPIRVCCKTMPEDQV, from the exons ATGGTGGATGTACAGTGTCTGAGTGACTATGAACTGCACAAGCAACTTACAAAGCTTGGATTTACACCTGGCCCAATACTAC CTTCCACCAGAAAAATGTACGAAAAAAAGTTAGTGCAATTGTTGGTCTCACCTCCCTGTGAACCACCTGTCAAGAAGAGACCAAGAAAGCTTCGTGGATCTGAGGACAGCAATGACTATGAAG ATCCATCagtaaatataattttgaaaggAAATATCAAATTCTCAAAAGACAAAGGCAAGGAATGCAAAAAC AAACCAGTTCCTGAAATGAAACGGCAGCAGGCAGACACAAGGAAGCCAAACTCTGAGTGTAGAAACTGGAAGATGCCAATAAGG